A stretch of DNA from Catenulispora acidiphila DSM 44928:
AACACCTTCCGCACCAAGACGGAGGCCGCCGACTGGCTCACGAAGAAGGAGGCTGAAATGCTCGTCGGCGACTGGGTCGACCCGACCGCCGGTCAAGTCGAGTTCACCGCGTACGCGGAAGCTTGGATCAAGGAACGCCCCCGACTGCGCGAGAACACCATCCAGATCTACGACTACCTGTTGCGGCGCCACCTCACTCCAACGTTCGGGACCAAGGCGGTCTCCGAGATCACAGACGCTCAAGTCCGCCGTTGGCGCAAGGACCGCCTCGACGCTGGCGTATCCGAAGTCACCTTGGCCAAGGCGTATCGGCTGCTCAAGGCAGTACTTAACACCGCCGTGACGGCATGATCCGCCGCAACCCGTGTCGCCTCCGCGGCGCAGGCCAAGAGCTGTCGGCCGAACGCCCGGTGCTTCGGGTCAAAGACGTGTTCGCGCTGGCTGACGCGGTGGGCCTCAGGTACCGGCTCCTCGTCCTCCTCGCGGCGTTCTGTGGCCTCCGCTGGGGCGAGCTCGCAGGCCTCCGCCGGAACCGAATCGAACTGATCATGTCGTCGGACGCCCCTGACGCTGAGATCGTCGGCGCGGTCCTCGTGATCAAGGAGCAGCTCCTCGAACTCAGCAACGGCGAGATCAAGACCGGCCCACCGAAGTCCCGGGCGGGAAACCGACGGGTCGTCGTGCCGAAGGTGGTCTTGCCCGACTTGTTGGAGCATCTCCGCTGGAGCTCGAACCCAGGCGCAGACGGCTACGTCTTCGCGACCGCGGCCGCCAAGCCGCTCCGCCGCAGCAACTTCGGCGACAAGTGGCGAGCTGCTCGCGAGGCTGCCGGCTTTCCGGCGATCCACTTCCACGATC
This window harbors:
- a CDS encoding N-terminal phage integrase SAM-like domain-containing protein, yielding MAESKGNRRRRFGRIRQLPSGRFQVRYAGPDGVDRPAPNTFRTKTEAADWLTKKEAEMLVGDWVDPTAGQVEFTAYAEAWIKERPRLRENTIQIYDYLLRRHLTPTFGTKAVSEITDAQVRRWRKDRLDAGVSEVTLAKAYRLLKAVLNTAVTA
- a CDS encoding tyrosine-type recombinase/integrase, whose amino-acid sequence is MIRRNPCRLRGAGQELSAERPVLRVKDVFALADAVGLRYRLLVLLAAFCGLRWGELAGLRRNRIELIMSSDAPDAEIVGAVLVIKEQLLELSNGEIKTGPPKSRAGNRRVVVPKVVLPDLLEHLRWSSNPGADGYVFATAAAKPLRRSNFGDKWRAAREAAGFPAIHFHDLRHTSSTWAAEAGATMAELKQRLGHDSDRAASIYLHGSEERQHTLADALSDRARRELRRRDAGTDRPDPGTDLGDPSGM